The following is a genomic window from Haliaeetus albicilla chromosome 13, bHalAlb1.1, whole genome shotgun sequence.
gaggagcttgccaagccactctccatcatttatcagcgatcctggtcaacaggggaggtcccagatgactggaggcttgccaatgtgatgcccatttacaagaagggtcagagggaggatctggggaactatgggcctgtcagtctgacctcggtaccggggaagattatggaacagtttgccatgtgagtgctctcaagacaagtccaggacaagcaggccATCAGGCCCAGTCAGTACGGGTTTACggaaggcaggtcctgcttgaccgacccgatctccttctatgaccaggtgacctgcctagtggatgagggaaaggctgtggatttTATCTActttgacttcagcaaggcctttgacactgtctctcatggcatactccttgagaagctggcgtctcatggtttggacaagtgtactcttcgctgggtgaaaaactggctggatggacgagcccagagggttgtggtgaatggggtgaaatccagttggcggcaggtcacaagtggtgttccccagggctcagtattgggccccgttctgtttgatatctttatcaatgatctgaacaaggggattgagtgcaccttcagcaagtttgcagacaacaccaagttgggaggcagggttgatctgctcgagggtaggaaggctctccagagggatctggacaggctggattgacaggctgaggccaatcgtatgaagttcaacaaggccaagtgccgggtcctgcacttgggtcacagcaaccccatgcagcgctacaggtttggggaagagtggctggaaagctgccaagcagagaaagacctgggtgtgctggttgacagccggctgaatatgagccaacagtgtgcccaggtggccaagggggccaacggcatcctggcctgcatcagaaatagtgtggccagcaggagcagggaggtggttgttcccctgtacttggcactggtgaggccgcacctcgggtactgtgttcagttttgggcccctcgctacaggcaagacattgaggtgctggagcatgttcagagaagggcaaccaagttggtgaggggcctggagcacaagtcttatgaagAGCGGCTGGGGGAACTGGgcttgtttagtctggagaagaggaggctgaggggagaccttatcgctgtctacaactacctgaaggggggttgtagtgaggcgggtgctggtctcttctgtcaggtgggtggagataggacaagaggaaatggtctcaagttgcagcaagggaggtttaggttggatattaggaaaaatttctttactgagagggttgtcagacattggaataggctgcccagggaagtggtggagtcaccatccctggaggtattaaaaaagcatgtagacaaggcacttcaggacatggtttagtgggcatggatgatggttggactcgatggtcttgaaggtcttttccaacctaaatggttctatATATGTTTTACTCATGAGGAAGATGGAAGTAAATAGCCAGTATGATAATTTTAAGCACTTAATACTCTATAGTGCAAGACTCTGCCTGCTGGAACAATATTTTGCACAACTTAAAACCTTTCATTCAAAGCCCTCAGCACATTACAGTGGGAGTTTAACACTATTTTGAGGCTTAAGGCACAATGAGGTTCAATAATCTGGCTCTGTCACTGGGTCTTTTATATctatgaaaatatatattgataaatatatataattatgtatatatatataaaaactgCTGGTTTATATATGTAAAAACCCAGCAGTTGCTCTTgcaacattttatatatatatacgtaACCTTCGTtccagcaggtttttttatttttgagactTTAAACACACATTCAATGACTGCATGAACTACTGAGGCTGAAGTATCAATCAAGGGGACACCTCCCCCCAGCACGTTACAGATGTGTGCAATAAAGGCAACATACCTCATTCAGTGAATCCTCCCAAGATGAATCACAATGACTGCCATTTGCCTGGATGTCTAAGATGATACTAGGGATCCAATTTCCTGGAACGATGAAGCTAGTGATCACTTGACATTGAATGAATGAGGAAAAAGGTAAACAGGGATGTGAGTTGTTAAGGGACAGATAATTCTGTCTTCTGTCCTGACAATTTCTGTTGttccttaagaaaaaagaagaattataTAGGGGCTTGCTGAACAAACTATTTGTATTTCTATTAAATaggtatttgaaaaatgtttatatatttagTGTGTTTGTTCTCTGAGTCTTTTTGGAAAggtgtgcttttttctttttgagtaaAGACTGCAACAGCAATTGCAGCATCTGCTATCCTTCCTCAACTACTGCAGTTGTGCTGCTAGCAGAGAAGGGGCATAATGAAATTTAGAAAAGCTATTTCAAGATCTGTTTCGGTACTGATGGTAAAAGCCTCTCCCCAGATTAGATGGTACTAGAAAATAGTAAGGCTTGAATGTACCTTTTGCTGGAAACAGTCCCAAAGTTAGTGTTTGATTTCAGGTATAAAAGTGTCTGTGCCTTGGCACTGTTGTCATTCTAACTTGGACTAACACCTGCAGTTGTAGCAAACTTGGACAAATAGGTTTTTACAGAGCagcaaaaataagatttttatcCATGTGTTGTTCATAACTGCAGTCTGACAGTATCAGTAGCTGGACTAGACAGTATGGGTTCACCTAGCCCTGTCCAACAGTCACCATATGTTGAAGCCTAGGAAAGACTGAGCCCAACTTGTACTCtcccagtcttttttttttttttcttttttcttcatctcagAGGGTTTCCTGAGGCTGCTGTGGTTTGTCACTATTAGTATTTAACATATATGGGTTTAACTGTTTTCAGGCAGGTCTACAATAGAGACATCTGGTCCCTTTTAAGGCTCTGGAGAGTGCATCTTAGAAGCTGATGTTCATCTATTTGTCAGTATGACTGCACATCAAATCTTTGCAGATAATGGAAATTACTTCAGAGCTTTAGATACTGGATTATATTGTACAAATGAATGCATTAAAGGAGGAGTCAATCTCTATGGTGTTTAATTACATGACTACTAATATTCTGGTTTAGTTAACTCCATGTATCTGTAACATTTGTATTCTTacctttctttcttattctgctGGCATGATCCAGTGCAGCCTTCCTAAGTTTCTGAACATATCGTAAAACTCCTGTTAGTGGTATCCGTTGATCGTTTTCATATGCCGTGATAAAAACTGAAGGATAACactgagattaaaaaacaaaaccagtgacttgacaactgatttttttctcatcaagTAACAAGTTTTTCTCTACTTATCTTACTGTACTACTTGTTATGATTTATCTAAAAACACTTCTATTACATAATTACCTGCTCTTAAAAAAGCACTGTTATCACTCTAACTGCAAAAAGTACTTTGGtctgaaaaattacttcataTTAGCGGATCATCTACTTGCAAAAGGTAATAAAAAACATCCTCTTCCCACTGGTAAAGGTCTGCTACATGTCTGCTTGCTGATGATTGCAATTATAGGGGAGTAATAATAATTATGGAATGGTTCACCTTAGAACAGTAGCTGAGTTTACTTTTGCAATCTTTCTACACATAAAGAGCAGTTGTTTTTATATAGTAAGCTTTTACTTAATGAAGCTATGCAACACAGCTAACACACTACTTCAAATAAAGAGATTTCCTCTGAGATGACAATGTCAAAGCTATagctctttttccatttcattgttTGCATCTGAGAAGGTATTTAATCAGTGGAAAATACCTCCTTCCTCCTTTGACAAAGTCTGCAAAACTCAGCAAAACAACAGAACCCCCCCACATAAGGGGAAGTTATTTCACCCGCTGAGGTTTGTTATACTATAGAATAATCTATTACTTCCTGACAGTCCTGTAACAAAACAAGTTTTTGAAATCTACTAATTATTTAGAAGGTGGCACTTGGTTCATTTCAGTAGTCACTTATGACTCCAAGTATTGCTAAGATTATTACTGAAATAGTTTGTATTTGCATTAATGATTCATTTTAACATAAAGCAGCAGCTAAGACAATTCTAAAATACTGGgttttaaagcactgaaaagttaaacagactttttttttaaattccaggtatacattttttgttttcttataaaCTGATACACTTTGTTACTGTAGTATGTCACACAGAAAGCATAGTTTTTACCTGTGGCTTAATATTCTGGTATGGACAATAGCTTTTGATATACTTCATACATTTTTCATCTGCTAATGGATTTCCCCATTCTTCCTGTTCTTCAATTGTCAGTGGGAGATGAGTTTTCATCATTGTATTTAGAACATCTACAAAAGGAGCCTtagaagttattaaaaaaaaagttgacaaATAGGAGAGAGGATCTCAAATGCCTAGGTCAaggttttctgaaataaatgaggAAAGTGAATTCTGAATTGGCATGTTTCCAATTCTGAAACTGGtagaatgaaacagaaaagtttaaTGTCATAATCCATAAAAGGTTTGCAGCACCTCACCTGTAAAACCATGGCTCTGATAAGTTCTGGATCAGTGTTGCACAGCGCTCCTGCAAGAACTCCTCCCGCACTGGCAGCTGCTAGTGCTGTGTATTTTGGCTGAGAAAATCCTAGCTGATGCAGCAGCATGATGCAAGCCTTAAGGTCATGGAGGCCTTTGAGTTTATTATACTGACATCCATCTTTGTGCCAGCTAAGACCTAGCTCTCCTCCACccctgaaatttaaaacaattcaAGTTGGAATTCCTTTGGAGAATGTTAACACAGCCAAGTTTCAGATAATGAAaggacagcagcagccacagaatTGCAAAACCAGAGTTTGCCTTCCCAATTAACTCTTCTTCTATTACTGTCTTTACCCTTCTTTATGGCTAAAATACACAGCATGCagacaaaaaaatctgtgcatgaTGATTGGTGAAAAGCTTAACTGCATAAGGGTGCTCCATGCCCTTGTGTTCTTTTGTCCTGGAActcacaggaaaagcagcacttCAGGAAATGACACTATCATTGTAGCCAATACAAAATCAGACACTAATATTATCTTTTTATATAGGAAACTattaaaatatctaaaatattttcaataataaTCTCACTAACAAACTAGCATTTattgaaaacagtaaaatagtATTCTCGGCACCACACTGACACTCTCAGGATTTGTCTTCTGTGTAGCTTAAATTTTGAGACAGTTacaaagtgggtttttttttctagtttgtgAATTTCAAATACTACTTGAAATGTTGTATTTTGTAATACagaattttgaaatttatttgtATTCCTTTCTACACAAACACAATTTTGGTTCTAAGCCACCTGAAATTTCCTTATTCAGGTTTCAAGTTTAAAATTACCTAACTGATTAGTCTGCCAAAATCTTCATCTTTGGATGAAGAATCCATCTTCATCTAGGACTGACCTGCATCTTAAAATGTTtagaggggtgggaggaagaacAGCACAATGCTTGCCACTGAATATAGCAGACTGAATATATTTGTATGCTGAATTTGTTTTAGAACTGGTATTTCAAACAATTGCtcattttcccccttccttaCCCTCCCTAAAGTGATTCTTTTGTTATCTTCTTTACCTACTGAATTATTATATCAATGAAAATGTGAAGCCTATTGTACACAGTGGTTTGTAGCTAAACTGGAGACAGAGGATTTAGCCAATAAAAGAACAAGAGATGCAGGTTAAATGCTTAGTTGTTGCTGTAGAAGGCAAATTGCTTTCAGAAGATGCAGACTGAACATTAGTACACAATGCCCTCAAAGAGAGGGAGGTAGCATGTCATTGCAATTTGAACATGTTATCAAAATTTTTATTCAGCAAAGATGAGACAAGAAGTAATGAGATTTCAAAAGATTAGAAGTTACATACAACCATTCTGTTGATTTAAGAAACCTAAATACAGTATGTGGTCTTgaaagtatgatttttttttcccctgaggtaaatttttttttttttgttaagaactactttgaaaaaaatctgaagagatGGAAGTGAAAAGCATGAAGAATTAGGTATagctacatgaaaaaaaattatttctgtactgCTTCAGTTGCATATCAAGAAATATCTGTATATCCCACAGATTAAAATCTTAATTCCGTTTTATATTTTGACTTACCGAACATGGCAATATGCTAATATCCAACCCTCTTCAATTAACATCAGCTTCTCTTCTTTAAAGCTCATGTTCAAATCTATGCCATAAGCTCCATATACATGAACTAGAAGTGGTTTCCTGTGTAGCTCTTTAGAATTCATGCTATGAAAAACTGTAATTGGCACCAAAGTTTCATCCTGGAAATGAAGGAGTATTTTACAATAAAGGACACTGCAGAAATCTCAATGACACATGGCAATGAAAacttcaattatttattttaaaatgtgtttttttgattacagtaatttttttcacttagaATGTACAAAGCACTCTTGAAAAATAAAGCGAGAGCCTGAACCTCTGCTGTGGAGGCTTATGGATGTAGAGTATAAAATTCATTTAAGTGTAACACCTGAGTAGTTTTTAAACTACCAAAGCACCCAagtcttccttccctttttaaCACCAAGAATATCTATTATTAACAAAATAGTTTACCACTTACTGCAGCAGAAACTCTTTATTAACATCTcgaatttttttaaactcaggcTGTTAAAACTTTCCTTTCTTGATCTATACTGTGCAGCTGGTTGTGGGGTGTTCTTTTCAACAGCTGGCATCTCTTTCATTTATCATGGAGAGTATGATACCATACATCAACGAACATCTAAGTTATACTGTACTAAGATTCTCGACTCATCGTGTACTGTTATCGCCTCTAGAATACCCAGGTTaacggaaaaaaaaaatcttatcacgattccttcttgttcttttctATAGCACTGAAGAAAACACCCACTGTTTAGTAACTATAGTACCAACtgctcttttcattttttttttaatctctattTGCTgccaaatgcattttctttgaatgggtggggaggaagggaagaataAAGGGAATGggaaaaggactgaaaaatcTTACCTTGCTTTTAGCTAGTAAACGTGTAGTGTGACAATTCGTAATAATTGGTACCTCTTGCACAGCTTGTTCaatgagattattttctttaaatgaatatGCAAAACACTTAGGGGGGTGTACTGGGGAGGTGAGCTGAAAATAGCAAGTGCTGGTGGTATGTTCAGGGTGAGATTCCAATTCAAATTCACAGGCCCACGTAGGTAGCTGAGAAAACATGGCATTTCAGGTGAGACCCTTACACTGCTTCTGTAAATTTTGCCTAGTGTGtccttcagaggaaaaaattttttaatatCAAGTCACTTATCTTCAGTTTGTCTGTAGCacaatctgtatttcttttaaattcagtaatgaaacagagaaaaagttaAAGACATAGGGGAAAGGTTGCCAAAGGCTACTGGATCAAGTTCAACAAtgacataaaaaagaaaaataaatccaaattcagtttaaaatggGCATtactgtagatttttttaaaaattaaaactttctttgaaatcattctgcaatgtttttattttttagatcCTATTTCCCTTCCGATTTCCAGTCCTACTTCAACATGTTATACAGCCAAGTCTATCTCAGTTGTTATGCTTTTGCTGTGAGTTAGCTCCAGTAATGCTAAGCCACTGACAACCCCTGCCTCTTGACTTTGTTCCTAGTGCCAGCCATTGTGAAGAACAAAGCCTTTTCCTGGCACATTCACCCTCACTTACTGCTATtatatttaagatttttaactctgctaagaataaaagaaatcaagatTCATTCTTTGAGAGCAGCAGGGACATAGTCAAACCCTCTGCCAGGCCACTACTTACTTGGGTTAGGTTGCTAGAGACTTCTAAAATGGCAGCAAAAGTCCAAGTTCTCCAAAGTAACTGCAGACCCTTTCTGAATAAACAAACTATAAccattttcaaaaatgaagaTTTCAGAGACCATACAGTGTACTTTGTTGAAAACCTTTTTCTGTAGCAGTTTTATAGAATGCAGCATTGGTAACTTGTTGCAATACACTTGTGAGTAGTTCAGATGATTGTATTTTTCATGCAAACAAATCAATTAAATACTTTGTCTGAATGGTCTCTGGAAATCATGGTTTTGAACTGAgtcactttttgtttttaatccacaagtatttagcaacaactagagaagggaagaaatattttgcacaaATTGTACTGCACTATCAACTCTTCCCATTTTTATGAGACAGTGTCTATACTTGTCTTCTGAATgttctaattttcttctgtggcaGGGCCAGGCTTATTTCCTTGCTTACATGGGTAAGTGTAACCAAAAATAGGCCCAGTAAAACTCAGTAGAGTGTTTAGGGAATCAAGTCCTA
Proteins encoded in this region:
- the PREPL gene encoding prolyl endopeptidase-like isoform X7, with amino-acid sequence MTERIKEKLEELHNKYTFNSVSPRIRFGENVYFEENGCIFLSKADDVDEGNVDVLFSTKDLGFSDAFIQRIRISPDQRYMAISLKSENSEEATCVIMKLDHSPVIEKVIPSVFSFEWATNDVLYYTSQKNLKCQNVFMTTFTDQKHTKLVYTEQDARFFVDIYCTKDRRFLTINSNSKTTSEVWLIDCRHPFKLPALVQARTKGVIYHIEHRNDELYILTTYGELAEYKLMKAPVASSGMENWQLVYALEKKTKLVDLEMFSDHCVMFLKNAGHLYLNVISFVSHLVQSIELPTWACEFELESHPEHTTSTCYFQLTSPVHPPKCFAYSFKENNLIEQAVQEVPIITNCHTTRLLAKSKDETLVPITVFHSMNSKELHRKPLLVHVYGAYGIDLNMSFKEEKLMLIEEGWILAYCHVRGGGELGLSWHKDGCQYNKLKGLHDLKACIMLLHQLGFSQPKYTALAAASAGGVLAGALCNTDPELIRAMVLQAPFVDVLNTMMKTHLPLTIEEQEEWGNPLADEKCMKYIKSYCPYQNIKPQCYPSVFITAYENDQRIPLTGVLRYVQKLRKAALDHASRIRKKVITSFIVPGNWIPSIILDIQANGSHCDSSWEDSLNEVARHLAFLNKELEEVCHLQHHMKSGK